Proteins encoded by one window of Ostrinia nubilalis chromosome 23, ilOstNubi1.1, whole genome shotgun sequence:
- the LOC135083466 gene encoding odorant receptor 4-like produces MAKEAFENSLRLTKLSLLLSGIRITRRKWRKSVENFFDYYLYYISLSWLYTDVCGELNWLVEGILTGKSFIDLSLTAPCITISMLATSKSIFLYWNRDVVAKIVDKLRDIHPEDKEFDEYKQLGLYQVESNEPDVEKEIVEESRKFLSFVVHLLFYICAVVICAFPLMPVTSMAYDYYTTGSTEYKYPYLVKYFFDPYTMKMWPAVYFHHVMSTAIVGANVFGSDSLFYVVCIYIQMHFRTLCHRCECAVVSSREGTRTNVANAVKRHQELIDLVNQVELLYSMSTLFNIVTSSVLICLCSFIITVLEEIIVVVTFATFLVMNLSQISLLCYFGDILMRSSTEVSSAVYNSLWYETDQSIKKSMLVILMRAQKPCKLTAWNFADLNLTAFTTILSRSWSYFALLKTMYK; encoded by the exons ATGGCCAAAGAGGCGTTTGAGAATAGTCTGCGCTTGACAAAATTGTCTCTTCTTTTGTCTGGCATAAGAATCACAAGAAGAAAATGGCGGAAATCCGTCGAAAACTTCTTCGATTACTATTTGTACTATATTAGCTTATCCTGGCTGTACACAGATGTGTGTGGAGAGCTAAACTGGTTGGTAGAAGGAATATTAACTGGAAAGAGTTTTATTGACCTGTCTTTGACGGCCCCTTGTATAACTATTAGCATGTTGGCAACATCCAAATCTATATTCCTGTATTGGAACAGAGATGTTGTTGCTAAAATTGTGGATAAACTAAGGGACATCCATCCTGAAGATAAGGAATTTGACGAATACAAACAACTAGGTTTATACCAAGTAGAATCCAACGAACCAGATGTGGAGAAAGAAATAGTGGAAGAATCCAGAAAATTCTTGAGCTTTGTGGTGCATTTGCTTTTCTACATCTGTGCTGTGGTGATCTGTGCCTTCCCCCTGATGCCGGTGACGTCCATGGCCTATGATTACTATACTACCGGTAGTACGGAGTACAAGTATCCGTACTTGGTGAAGTACTTCTTCGATCCGTACACTATGAAGATGTGGCCAGCGGTTTACTTCCATCATGTTATGTCAA cCGCCATAGTTGGCGCCAACGTGTTCGGCTCCGACAGCCTGTTCTACGTGGTGTGCATCTACATACAGATGCATTTCCGAACGCTCTGTCATCGCTGCGAGTGCGCTGTGGTCTCTTCGAGGGAGGGAACTAGGACGAACGTGGCGAATGCTGTGAAGAGACATCAGGAACTGATTGA tttggTGAATCAAGTGGAGCTTCTGTACTCGATGTCGACGCTCTTCAACATCGTGACCAGCTCAGTCCTGATATGCTTGTGCAGCTTCATAATAACG GTGCTGGAAGAAATCATCGTGGTGGTGACGTTCGCCACGTTCCTCGTCATGAATCTATCCCAGATTTCGCTGCTCTGCTACTTCGGGGACATACTCATGCGTTCA AGCACAGAAGTAAGTTCAGCTGTGTACAACTCTTTATGGTACGAGACTGACCAGAGCATTAAGAAGAGCATGCTCGTGATACTGATGAG GGCCCAGAAGCCTTGCAAGCTGACTGCTTGGAACTTCGCGGACCTGAACTTGACGGCCTTCACTACT